The following is a genomic window from Anas acuta chromosome 3, bAnaAcu1.1, whole genome shotgun sequence.
ttttttccattaaaaaaatcaatagcttTTAACCACAGTAATACTTATGGGCACAGTAGAATGActgaattgtatttttttattttcctcccacaAACCTTACTCTAGGGTGAGATTTTCCCATCCTGATTTGCTATTTGTGTAGTAGGCTGGCACACAGGTGGAAGCTGACAGTTTTTGTAGTACATGCAAAAGATTTACTCTGctattgctctttttttttttttaaaaaaaaaaaaaaagctgctatgTGCTGAACCCCTCTATCCAGTGCATCTTGGTGagaattttatcatttttagcAGAACTCAAAGTTCTCTTATCACTATATCTAGACTTAGCTTTTGTTGCTGAAGTTTCCCTATGTTTCTTCTGTACTGCTATATCCACAGATTTAATTTGTAGTTAGCTCAGTAAATTTAATCAACATAATATAAGAAAGAagtggaaggggaaaaataaggcATTTCTGCTAGGGGTCAGTAAGACAAAGCTGAGTAAACACTTACTTTGCACAGAATAGATCAGGCTCATACAATTTAATTGCTCAGaatctaaaaaaatattttaaaattaatagcTAATgggtgggaagaaaaagcatttgggGATAACTTTCTTTCCCAATAAAACTCATCCTTTTTGCAGAAGTGCTATAGGCAATCTGGACGTAGACCATCACATCTCACAGGAGTTAGACGCCATCAGGAGATACCTATAAGCACCCAAAGGACGACAGTAACAAGGTATTATTACATAAAGCACACGAGCAAATCATGTCTCAGAAAGTTCTGCAGCAGCTCGGGTGTGAAGCTGAGCTAGACACATTCCTGCTTTTCTACAAAGTGTTGGTGGGGTTCAGACCCTCAGAACTAAGTGGCGGTCACAGGGTCTTCATCAAGCTTCAGGTATTTCCTGTCTACTGAACCCTTGAGCGCCCAGTCGTGGAGGAGGCTGTAGTCATAATGCTCCTCATCCACTAGTTTCAGGAAGGCCAGTCCAGAAATGGCTTGCCACTCTCTGAGAGATGGGATGCGGATTTCTCCTACATTTTCACTCCCTGGGACAAAGCCGAAAAACTTCCTTATGTGCTGTATGGCATAGAGCTTGGAGTGCTGGTCTGTCGCTTCATCAAAGAGCTCCTGCTCATTATGGACATAGCTGGTCCAGTATCTGAAGTGGAGGAAGCTGAGCGGGGAGAAACAGCTTGCCAGGCAGTAAGACAGGAAGACGGTGATGACTACCACAGCAATCAGAAGCCAGCCAGCCACCTTccacaaacaaagaaaagctgttaCAGATGAAAATACCCATAGTGGTCACTTCTGAGTGTTAAAAAGTCCATAAGACAAtcattatttgcttttcctgaaTGAGATGGCAGTAGTCACTTGCTAGGTTTAGACCTTGTTAGCCATCATAACCAGTCCCCTGCCCACTGCAACCAGCCATGCAATACATTTATTCCCATCAAGTTTAAGGAAGTTCTGTTGTAGGGTATATTAAGGATGTAGCCTCTACAGCTATTATTGTGAGCCTGTAATAGAGAAGCCCTCTAATTCCTAGCCCAAATTATCTTACACCccatttaaaatcaattttctttgaAGTAACAACTTAATATTCCCTCTAGTATTTATCTCACATATAAGCTCCTAGAATTGAGTCTGatctaaaagaagaaaaaaacacacagaactTAAATTTGGCTTATGTGGTGCTCTCTCAGTCCATTAGTCACATTGCTTATGTTCAAATCAAGAATCTTCCTGCCCTCCAGCGGCTCTCAGACTTCCACTGGTTTTATTTGGAGGTACTTCTCAACATACAGGAATACCAGTAGCAGGTAGCAAATGGGACAGTCAGAAGTAATAACTTACATACTGAAAGTTTAATTACTCTTACTGGAACAAAGCAGGCTTCAAAACACAGATTTGGCACTCAAGGCAGAAGATATTGATCCTGTTTTATCCTCACACTTTCCCTGCTGAATTAACTCACTGATAAAATTAGATCTGCAGGCAACATCTCTCACAACAGAAACATGAGTTACTTACTTGTGACTGGTATCGGAGTAGGAGAATCACTTCGTCTCTCGCCCGGCTCAGCTCTGGAGGAACTAACTGACTGCAAGGGAATGCAGCCAGGATCTTTTTGCGGTCACTAGCAGTAACGTTAGGATTAGCTCCATAGTAATATACAGAGACATACTCGCTCATGGCACACACGTAGTAGGAGCCATTTATCAGGGTGACCGCTAGCCACGTTACAGGAGCAACCAGTGCCCTCCCGGTGATGctgcacagcacaaagcaggTCAGTTTGCATTGCAGCAGCTGGTTCTGCGTTCCCTCCGCCTGAAGGGGAGACCTTTTGCCCGTGACCAACCTCCAAGTCTGGTTGTTTAGAGCAAAGCCAACAACCAGAAGGATCAGCGCAGGAACACCTAGGAAGGCCAGCCCGTAGATGAGGTTCTGCCCCACATGACAGGGACAGCTGAAcgtaaagaaagagaagagttGCTGCCCACCAATTGTCAATATTGCAATTATAGCATTAGCAATAACAACCTCTTTGCCTTTTAGAAAAGCTGGCCACTTTGGAAGGAAAGTCATTTTTAGATCTTACACTTTACCAGATGCTTTTGCCTTAAATCAATAACAGTTTTTAATTGTAGTTAACTAACATTAGTAGCAGACTACACTGGAAACAAATCAATTCCAATagctcaaaataaaacaaccacaaaaacaaacaaacaaactgctaGTTTTTCCCCTTCAACT
Proteins encoded in this region:
- the CALHM4 gene encoding calcium homeostasis modulator protein 4, translating into MTFLPKWPAFLKGKEVVIANAIIAILTIGGQQLFSFFTFSCPCHVGQNLIYGLAFLGVPALILLVVGFALNNQTWRLVTGKRSPLQAEGTQNQLLQCKLTCFVLCSITGRALVAPVTWLAVTLINGSYYVCAMSEYVSVYYYGANPNVTASDRKKILAAFPCSQLVPPELSRARDEVILLLRYQSQVAGWLLIAVVVITVFLSYCLASCFSPLSFLHFRYWTSYVHNEQELFDEATDQHSKLYAIQHIRKFFGFVPGSENVGEIRIPSLREWQAISGLAFLKLVDEEHYDYSLLHDWALKGSVDRKYLKLDEDPVTAT